The following are from one region of the Rhizobacter sp. AJA081-3 genome:
- a CDS encoding septal ring lytic transglycosylase RlpA family protein, with translation METLHLRRASRLAAVLLAPLLLAGCGSLRMPSLPSLPSIGLPWPGSSEPAPSPVPPVVAKPAPPVAAPAPRRDPPDAVPRVTAIPQGAPNVPYEIKGETYEPEAADVPLTETGIASWYGKPFHGRRTATGEVYDMHAMTAAHKTMPLPSYALVRNPRNKREVVVRVNDRGPFKPGRVIDLSHAAARKLGISGIAPVEVRRLTHAEIRSGTWKIPVQRVADAR, from the coding sequence ATGGAGACGCTTCACCTGCGCCGCGCCTCGCGCCTGGCTGCCGTGCTGCTCGCGCCGCTGCTGCTCGCCGGCTGCGGCTCGCTGCGCATGCCGTCGCTGCCGTCGCTGCCGTCGATCGGCTTGCCGTGGCCCGGTTCTTCGGAGCCCGCACCTTCTCCGGTGCCGCCCGTCGTCGCCAAGCCCGCACCACCGGTGGCTGCTCCTGCTCCACGGCGCGACCCGCCTGACGCGGTGCCACGGGTGACCGCGATCCCGCAGGGCGCGCCGAACGTGCCCTACGAGATCAAGGGCGAAACCTACGAACCCGAAGCGGCGGACGTGCCGCTCACCGAGACCGGCATCGCGTCCTGGTACGGCAAGCCCTTCCATGGCCGTCGCACAGCCACCGGCGAGGTCTATGACATGCACGCGATGACGGCGGCGCACAAGACCATGCCGCTGCCCAGTTATGCGCTGGTGCGCAACCCGCGCAACAAGCGCGAGGTGGTGGTGCGCGTGAACGACCGCGGCCCCTTCAAGCCCGGCCGCGTCATCGACCTCAGCCATGCCGCGGCGCGCAAGCTCGGCATCAGCGGCATCGCGCCGGTGGAGGTTCGGCGGCTCACGCATGCCGAGATCCGCAGCGGCACGTGGAAAATACCGGTGCAGCGCGTCGCCGACGCGCGTTAG